The nucleotide window AATGTCCCAACCCCGAAGACAGAAAACAGTTGCGCAGTGTCACTGCCTTCACATTCAGGACAGACGGGAGATGATTTCTGTTGGCTCGAAGCGAAAAGTTTCTCAAACGTATTATCACACTGCCTGCAACGAAATTCGTAAATTGGCATTTCGCTCCCCTCGCAAAAACACGGCACCGATGTGCGTAGTTCAGGCGTCCAGAACAGATAAGCGG belongs to Candidatus Poribacteria bacterium and includes:
- a CDS encoding zinc ribbon domain-containing protein, with amino-acid sequence MPIYEFRCRQCDNTFEKLFASSQQKSSPVCPECEGSDTAQLFSVFGVGTLDTVGTPTTDMPMCGTCGHHTPKPCA